One stretch of Marinobacterium iners DNA includes these proteins:
- a CDS encoding ATP-grasp domain-containing protein — protein MLGWILYKSDSTLVKQETYELERLVARAPSHGIDIRVYQPEDFDLTVTRDDRNSVMINGESTPLPDFFLPRMGAGTNYFALAVIRHLERLGVHSFNSAESIDTVKDKLYSHQILAQNGLPVPKTMLVKFPVNPELVKKQIGFPVVVKTLSGSQGSGVFLCETLNHFEDLMQMVELTNPKANIILQEFIADSRGRDLRVIVIGGRAVACMERVAEEGSFKANFSRGASVRPYPMTPEIEWLAIETARVLGLEIAGVDLLFAGDHYKVCEANSSPGFEGVESCCEVDVVNEIYNFLCIRLGNF, from the coding sequence ATGCTTGGCTGGATTCTTTACAAATCGGACAGCACCCTGGTCAAACAGGAAACCTACGAACTTGAGCGACTGGTTGCGCGTGCGCCTTCGCACGGCATCGATATCCGCGTGTATCAGCCCGAGGACTTCGACCTTACGGTCACCCGTGATGATCGCAACAGCGTAATGATCAACGGCGAGTCCACCCCGCTGCCGGATTTCTTTCTGCCTCGCATGGGGGCAGGCACCAATTACTTTGCGCTGGCGGTCATTCGTCACCTGGAGCGCCTTGGGGTACACAGTTTCAATTCGGCCGAAAGCATCGATACGGTCAAGGACAAACTCTACAGTCACCAGATTCTGGCTCAGAACGGGCTACCGGTACCCAAAACCATGCTGGTTAAGTTTCCAGTCAACCCGGAACTGGTGAAAAAACAGATCGGTTTTCCGGTGGTGGTAAAAACGCTTTCCGGCTCTCAGGGCAGCGGCGTGTTCCTGTGCGAAACCCTGAACCATTTTGAAGACCTGATGCAGATGGTGGAGCTGACCAACCCCAAAGCCAACATCATTCTGCAGGAGTTCATCGCCGACAGTCGTGGCCGAGACCTGCGCGTGATTGTGATCGGGGGGCGAGCTGTGGCCTGCATGGAGCGGGTGGCGGAAGAGGGCAGCTTCAAGGCCAACTTCTCCCGTGGGGCCTCGGTTCGGCCCTATCCGATGACTCCCGAAATCGAATGGCTGGCGATCGAAACCGCCAGAGTACTGGGCCTGGAGATCGCGGGGGTGGATCTGCTGTTTGCCGGCGATCACTACAAGGTGTGTGAAGCCAATTCATCCCCCGGCTTTGAAGGTGTGGAGAGCTGCTGCGAGGTGGATGTGGTGAACGAGATCTACAACTTCCTCTGTATCCGCCTTGGTAACTTCTAA
- a CDS encoding glutathione synthetase translates to MKICFLMYPWEQIKPDTDTTLRMVHEAALRGHTVAITSPANLTIRDNISSAFCNVLRKGSKVSDNIPSFYRHAEFRRSRLPLAGFDAIIVRLNPPLDTIVLNFLDSVHGEVFIMNGLDGLRIGNNKLYTAAFNGPAAQYLPVTHVSKNKDYLEKALDESPGERMILKPLNGFGGKGVIVIEKSARQSFRSLLDFYIGSGSSSNYVILQEYIEGAENGDVRILMLNGEPIGAMRRIPAENDMRSNVHAGGRVVKHTLTKQELELCRSFGPKLVRDGLYFTGLDVINGKLLEVNVMAPGGIVRINKLNRVRLQRQVIDFVENVVEARNMVEQRKTAFRKVIEDADAV, encoded by the coding sequence ATGAAAATCTGCTTTCTGATGTACCCCTGGGAACAAATCAAACCGGACACCGACACCACACTGCGCATGGTGCATGAGGCGGCCCTCCGTGGTCATACCGTGGCGATCACTTCACCCGCCAACCTGACCATTCGCGACAACATCAGCAGTGCGTTTTGCAACGTATTGCGCAAGGGCAGCAAGGTGTCGGACAACATTCCATCCTTTTACCGCCACGCCGAATTCCGCCGCAGCCGTCTGCCACTGGCTGGCTTTGATGCCATCATCGTGCGTCTGAACCCGCCGCTGGATACCATCGTGCTGAACTTCCTGGATTCGGTTCATGGTGAAGTGTTTATCATGAATGGACTGGATGGCCTGCGCATTGGCAACAACAAACTCTATACAGCGGCATTTAACGGCCCCGCTGCACAGTATCTGCCGGTGACCCATGTATCCAAGAACAAGGACTACCTGGAAAAGGCACTGGATGAGTCACCCGGCGAGCGCATGATCCTCAAGCCGCTGAACGGCTTCGGTGGCAAGGGAGTGATCGTCATCGAGAAAAGCGCGCGTCAGAGCTTCCGCTCTCTGCTCGACTTCTACATCGGCAGTGGCAGCAGCAGCAACTATGTCATCCTGCAGGAATACATTGAAGGCGCCGAGAACGGCGATGTCCGTATTCTGATGCTCAATGGCGAGCCGATTGGCGCAATGCGCCGCATCCCGGCCGAGAACGACATGCGCTCCAATGTGCACGCAGGCGGTCGCGTAGTGAAACACACCCTCACAAAACAGGAACTGGAACTGTGCCGCAGCTTCGGCCCGAAACTGGTGCGTGACGGCCTCTATTTCACCGGTTTGGATGTGATCAACGGCAAGTTGCTGGAAGTGAACGTCATGGCACCGGGTGGCATCGTTCGAATCAATAAGCTCAATCGGGTACGCCTGCAACGTCAGGTGATCGACTTTGTCGAAAATGTGGTCGAGGCGCGCAACATGGTCGAACAGCGCAAAACCGCTTTCCGCAAGGTGATCGAAGATGCAGACGCTGTCTGA
- a CDS encoding flavohemoglobin expression-modulating QEGLA motif protein: protein MQTLSEAQVVSLIEARQPVHARLRNAGLTIRIDEYVPLVCTVLHAGTSLRPEISSRLAISEEQRQRFETTGTEQLAALLPITLIVEESRLGCDLNFPLSQCLRRRIDGRSLWQRPPTKQMQQRAHRQHQRFYHLLDALLDALEEDHGHCLLIDLHSHPREPDTESGIFHVIASQVRLPEGETVVNGLLKQLDQISLPNQSVSVSTGEPIHQGEYLGAHVNTRHEQTLTIPLQIDPVFRDRSGALYPLVVDALCTGLHHSLYETAAILARQRSGQRIRGHDLMPSELPGEVLRVDRALKKLAKGLETLLYINPINIAREERLFMRNRGRYQPQFRYRQLRIDPYVHREKLYRLPVDRIRDPALRQLYREVIDALAERIDLLVSIGSDRFLYNSLRYYGEPTSEDLANARFLLHAAERPEEHNGVRYSAEEMIPFFEQKAQQWGLECKVELSDRLLAQAMVNNGRKALLVKRSARASEAELHALAHHELGVHMSTSLNAAAQPLKVFTLGLPGNTHAQEGLAILSEYLCGHLTLKRLKTLALRVIAVDQMIRYNDFCRTWRTLVEDHACPEEEAFKITARVHRGGGFTKDHLYLSGFSQALKLWREGDIKGLYIGKTGFSYLPLINELLARGLVEPPTYLPDSLVNPQNCSPEITYLVNCIR from the coding sequence ATGCAGACGCTGTCTGAAGCCCAGGTTGTCAGCCTGATCGAAGCACGCCAGCCGGTTCACGCCCGGCTGCGCAACGCCGGGCTGACCATACGCATTGATGAGTATGTGCCGCTGGTATGCACCGTTTTACATGCGGGCACCAGCCTGCGGCCTGAAATTTCCTCGCGGCTGGCCATCAGCGAAGAGCAGCGGCAGCGTTTCGAGACGACCGGTACGGAGCAGCTCGCCGCCCTGCTGCCGATCACGCTGATTGTTGAAGAATCTCGCCTGGGCTGCGACCTGAATTTTCCGCTGTCGCAATGCCTGCGCAGGCGCATCGACGGCCGCAGCCTGTGGCAGCGCCCTCCCACCAAGCAGATGCAACAGCGGGCTCATCGTCAGCACCAACGCTTCTACCATCTGCTGGATGCACTGTTGGATGCACTGGAAGAGGACCATGGCCACTGCCTGCTGATCGACCTTCACAGCCACCCACGAGAGCCAGATACCGAAAGCGGGATTTTTCACGTCATCGCCAGTCAGGTACGTTTGCCGGAAGGTGAAACGGTGGTCAATGGTCTGCTCAAGCAGCTTGACCAGATCAGCCTTCCCAACCAGAGCGTCAGTGTATCGACCGGTGAACCGATACATCAGGGAGAGTACCTGGGTGCTCATGTGAACACCCGTCATGAACAGACCCTGACCATCCCCTTACAGATCGACCCGGTATTCCGCGACAGAAGCGGCGCCCTGTATCCACTGGTGGTGGATGCACTTTGCACCGGGCTGCATCACAGCCTGTACGAGACCGCCGCCATTCTGGCCCGGCAAAGGTCGGGCCAACGGATTCGCGGCCATGACCTGATGCCCAGCGAACTACCTGGTGAAGTGCTGCGCGTCGACCGCGCACTTAAAAAGCTGGCCAAGGGGTTGGAGACTCTGTTGTACATCAACCCTATCAATATTGCCCGGGAAGAGCGGCTGTTCATGCGCAACCGTGGTCGCTATCAACCGCAGTTCCGCTATCGTCAGTTGCGCATTGACCCTTATGTACACCGCGAGAAGCTGTACCGCCTGCCGGTTGACCGCATCCGCGACCCTGCCCTGCGCCAGCTCTACCGTGAGGTGATCGATGCACTGGCCGAGCGGATCGACCTGCTGGTCAGCATCGGCAGTGACCGCTTCCTGTATAATTCACTGCGTTATTACGGTGAGCCTACCTCTGAAGATCTGGCGAATGCCCGTTTCCTGCTGCATGCCGCCGAACGGCCTGAAGAGCATAATGGCGTACGTTACAGTGCCGAAGAGATGATCCCGTTCTTCGAACAGAAAGCGCAGCAATGGGGGCTGGAGTGCAAGGTAGAGCTGTCGGATCGACTGCTGGCACAGGCGATGGTGAATAACGGCCGCAAGGCACTGCTGGTGAAACGCAGCGCCCGTGCCAGCGAGGCTGAGCTGCACGCGCTGGCACATCATGAGCTGGGGGTTCACATGAGCACGTCGCTCAATGCTGCTGCTCAGCCGCTGAAGGTGTTTACCCTGGGCCTGCCCGGGAATACCCATGCGCAGGAAGGACTGGCGATTCTGAGCGAGTACCTGTGTGGCCACCTCACGCTGAAGCGTCTCAAGACACTGGCATTAAGGGTCATCGCGGTTGACCAGATGATCCGCTACAACGACTTCTGCCGCACCTGGCGCACGCTGGTGGAAGATCACGCCTGCCCAGAGGAAGAGGCATTCAAGATCACTGCACGGGTACACCGTGGAGGCGGTTTCACCAAGGATCATCTCTACTTGAGCGGTTTCAGCCAGGCGTTGAAGCTGTGGCGCGAGGGGGATATCAAGGGGCTGTATATCGGCAAGACCGGCTTCAGCTACCTGCCACTGATCAACGAACTGCTGGCTCGCGGTCTTGTAGAGCCTCCGACCTACCTGCCCGACAGTCTGGTCAACCCACAAAATTGCAGCCCCGAGATCACCTACCTGGTGAACTGTATCCGCTGA